In Tachypleus tridentatus isolate NWPU-2018 chromosome 7, ASM421037v1, whole genome shotgun sequence, a genomic segment contains:
- the LOC143257023 gene encoding tetraspanin-11-like isoform X1 yields the protein MFSYRAMRYYRLWIYTCNLILLFSVLIFVCLAAWICSDHHMVLFPYIRFHQPILVYAYFALILQGGVLQAVGCWGAVRMNERLLNTYLLIILALFLGDLVVGVVWIFHYSHISANLRNDLKARLQVDYGKELTFQILWDRIQEDGHCCGVDGPRDYTHTLWLHQQRQTFPKYHQLVPLSCCRLRFETLMWENAFLNHSCVESYRVSEVYQDGCYDEVQRWLQGSVDLLCVLGFCVITFLKVCFLGILRFEIREMIQKIRIIHELEGSSPQLGMNFQLIRPSIQSDIYSWKENHVLSNNNISQEPFSKETFKSIHGNNNEYKRLDFKRTSDV from the coding sequence ATGTTTTCCTACAGAGCGATGAGGTATTACAGACTTTGGATCTACACCTGTAACCTGATATTACTCTTCAGTGTCCTGATTTTCGTATGTCTTGCAGCCTGGATCTGTTCCGACCACCACATGGTCCTCTTTCCTTACATCCGTTTTCACCAGCCCATCTTGGTCTATGCTTACTTTGCACTTATCCTACAAGGTGGAGTCCTACAAGCTGTTGGTTGCTGGGGGGCAGTGCGAATGAACGAACGACTATTAAACACTTACTTGCTGATTATTTTGGCCCTCTTCCTTGGTGACCTCGTAGTGGGCGTTGTGTGGATATTTCATTACAGTCATATATCAGCCAATTTACGTAATGATTTAAAAGCAAGGCTTCAGGTGGATTATGGAAAAGAACTAACATTTCAAATCTTGTGGGATAGGATCCAAGAGGATGGCCACTGTTGTGGTGTGGACGGTCCGAGAGACTACACCCACACTCTTTGGCTACATCAACAACGACAAACGTTTCCCAAGTACCATCAGCTGGTTCCACTAAGCTGTTGTCGTCTTAGATTTGAAACTCTCATGTGGGAAAACGCATTTCTAAACCACTCGTGTGTCGAGAGTTACCGCGTGAGTGAGGTTTACCAAGACGGGTGCTATGATGAAGTCCAAAGATGGCTACAGGGAAGTGTAGATCTTCTTTGTGTACTCGGTTTTTGTGTAATAACATTCCTCAAAGTTTGTTTTCTTGGAATTCTTCGATTCGAAATACGAGAAATGATCCAGAAGATCAGAATCATTCATGAGCTCGAGGGATCCTCTCCTCAGCTTGGAATGAACTTCCAGTTGATCAGGCCATCTATTCAAAGTGACATCTATTCGTGGAAAGAAAATCACGTACTTTCAAATAACAACATCTCTCAAGAACCATTTTCTAAAGAAACATTCAAAAGTATACATGGAAATAACAACGAATACAAACGTTTGGACTTCAAACGAACTAGTGACgtttaa
- the LOC143257023 gene encoding tetraspanin-11-like isoform X2 has translation MCITAMRYYRLWIYTCNLILLFSVLIFVCLAAWICSDHHMVLFPYIRFHQPILVYAYFALILQGGVLQAVGCWGAVRMNERLLNTYLLIILALFLGDLVVGVVWIFHYSHISANLRNDLKARLQVDYGKELTFQILWDRIQEDGHCCGVDGPRDYTHTLWLHQQRQTFPKYHQLVPLSCCRLRFETLMWENAFLNHSCVESYRVSEVYQDGCYDEVQRWLQGSVDLLCVLGFCVITFLKVCFLGILRFEIREMIQKIRIIHELEGSSPQLGMNFQLIRPSIQSDIYSWKENHVLSNNNISQEPFSKETFKSIHGNNNEYKRLDFKRTSDV, from the coding sequence AGCGATGAGGTATTACAGACTTTGGATCTACACCTGTAACCTGATATTACTCTTCAGTGTCCTGATTTTCGTATGTCTTGCAGCCTGGATCTGTTCCGACCACCACATGGTCCTCTTTCCTTACATCCGTTTTCACCAGCCCATCTTGGTCTATGCTTACTTTGCACTTATCCTACAAGGTGGAGTCCTACAAGCTGTTGGTTGCTGGGGGGCAGTGCGAATGAACGAACGACTATTAAACACTTACTTGCTGATTATTTTGGCCCTCTTCCTTGGTGACCTCGTAGTGGGCGTTGTGTGGATATTTCATTACAGTCATATATCAGCCAATTTACGTAATGATTTAAAAGCAAGGCTTCAGGTGGATTATGGAAAAGAACTAACATTTCAAATCTTGTGGGATAGGATCCAAGAGGATGGCCACTGTTGTGGTGTGGACGGTCCGAGAGACTACACCCACACTCTTTGGCTACATCAACAACGACAAACGTTTCCCAAGTACCATCAGCTGGTTCCACTAAGCTGTTGTCGTCTTAGATTTGAAACTCTCATGTGGGAAAACGCATTTCTAAACCACTCGTGTGTCGAGAGTTACCGCGTGAGTGAGGTTTACCAAGACGGGTGCTATGATGAAGTCCAAAGATGGCTACAGGGAAGTGTAGATCTTCTTTGTGTACTCGGTTTTTGTGTAATAACATTCCTCAAAGTTTGTTTTCTTGGAATTCTTCGATTCGAAATACGAGAAATGATCCAGAAGATCAGAATCATTCATGAGCTCGAGGGATCCTCTCCTCAGCTTGGAATGAACTTCCAGTTGATCAGGCCATCTATTCAAAGTGACATCTATTCGTGGAAAGAAAATCACGTACTTTCAAATAACAACATCTCTCAAGAACCATTTTCTAAAGAAACATTCAAAAGTATACATGGAAATAACAACGAATACAAACGTTTGGACTTCAAACGAACTAGTGACgtttaa